A DNA window from Bradyrhizobium barranii subsp. barranii contains the following coding sequences:
- the istA gene encoding IS21-like element IS1631 family transposase, whose translation MFDPFSQQGAGELNVLKRHLQSTVLTLLDRNTSQREIHRLTGVDRKTIRRYQALRAGAEANSPGEVTTGSVSADGQIPPPRPPAFGTSEATVTSSLARSACEAHRTWIEEQVRLKRNAQAIYQDLVDQFGFPSSYQSVKRFVRRLRHADPEQFDRLEFLPGEEAQVDYGEGAPTVDPKSGRYRRPRLFVMTLRYSRRSFRRVVWKSSQQVWAQLHEEAFRYFGGVPSYVVLDNLKEGVLKPDLYEPQLNPIYSAMLAHYAVVADPARVADPNRKGCVENAIQHTQGTALAGRRFETLEAQNEFLRHWEENWASKRIHGSTRRQVEAMFQEEKPHLRPLPVAPFRIFTEVVRTVCDDTTVRVDNSYYAARPAPIGSQVVVRIYTTTIEIRDRHTRALLRVHSRMAHPGSVVLPTSERPFNPSRQTAVLLASAERIGPQTRALCQQVFDTEGRPGQRAMWGIVGLGRKYPARLVEQACAHAIDNRIYRYKHVRATVERLFEQAIEQVGVTPQPASPLTQDHPLIRTPAEYGDLFSRAVRRDADDNGRQAEAHDDHATAIRARVACATPANSGATSAPAAPSHLKLET comes from the coding sequence ATGTTCGACCCCTTTAGCCAGCAAGGGGCCGGGGAGTTGAACGTCTTGAAGCGACATCTGCAAAGCACCGTACTTACATTACTTGATCGCAACACCAGCCAGCGCGAGATTCACCGGCTGACGGGTGTCGATCGCAAGACGATCCGGCGTTATCAGGCGCTGCGGGCCGGTGCGGAGGCAAATTCCCCCGGGGAAGTGACCACCGGCTCGGTGAGCGCGGACGGCCAAATTCCTCCACCCCGACCACCGGCTTTTGGGACATCGGAAGCGACGGTCACCAGCAGCCTGGCCCGTTCGGCTTGCGAAGCGCATCGGACGTGGATCGAAGAACAGGTCCGGCTGAAGCGGAACGCGCAGGCGATTTACCAGGACCTGGTTGATCAATTTGGCTTTCCGTCCAGCTACCAGAGTGTCAAGCGGTTTGTGCGCCGGTTGCGGCACGCTGATCCTGAGCAGTTTGATCGTCTTGAGTTCCTCCCCGGCGAGGAAGCTCAGGTCGACTATGGCGAGGGCGCGCCGACGGTTGATCCGAAGAGCGGGCGGTACCGTCGTCCCCGCCTGTTCGTGATGACGCTACGCTACTCGCGGCGCAGCTTCCGGCGGGTAGTCTGGAAGTCCAGCCAACAAGTCTGGGCGCAGCTCCACGAAGAGGCGTTCCGGTATTTTGGCGGGGTCCCCAGCTATGTCGTGCTCGACAACCTGAAGGAAGGCGTCCTCAAGCCGGATTTGTACGAGCCCCAGCTCAACCCGATTTACAGCGCGATGCTGGCTCATTACGCCGTGGTCGCCGATCCCGCGCGCGTGGCCGATCCAAATCGGAAAGGATGCGTCGAGAATGCGATTCAACATACCCAGGGCACTGCGCTGGCCGGACGGCGCTTCGAGACGCTGGAGGCGCAAAACGAGTTCTTGAGGCACTGGGAGGAGAACTGGGCTTCCAAACGCATCCACGGCAGCACGCGCCGTCAGGTCGAGGCGATGTTCCAGGAAGAGAAGCCGCACCTGCGGCCGCTGCCTGTCGCTCCCTTCCGCATCTTCACCGAAGTCGTCCGGACTGTCTGCGACGACACCACCGTACGCGTCGACAACAGCTATTACGCCGCGCGGCCCGCGCCGATCGGCAGCCAGGTCGTCGTGCGCATCTACACCACCACGATCGAGATCCGTGATCGCCACACCCGTGCGCTGCTGCGTGTTCATTCCCGGATGGCGCACCCCGGTTCTGTCGTCCTGCCGACCAGCGAACGGCCGTTCAACCCGTCGCGGCAAACCGCCGTGCTGCTGGCGAGCGCCGAGCGCATCGGACCGCAGACCAGGGCCTTGTGCCAGCAGGTGTTCGACACCGAAGGGCGCCCCGGACAGCGCGCGATGTGGGGCATTGTCGGGCTGGGCCGGAAGTATCCGGCGCGGCTGGTCGAGCAGGCCTGCGCGCACGCCATCGACAACCGCATCTACCGCTACAAGCACGTGCGTGCGACCGTCGAGCGGTTGTTCGAACAGGCGATCGAGCAGGTTGGAGTGACGCCACAGCCGGCATCGCCGCTCACCCAGGATCATCCGCTGATCCGTACCCCCGCGGAATACGGCGACCTCTTCAGCCGCGCTGTGCGGCGCGACGCCGACGACAATGGTCGGCAGGCCGAGGCTCACGACGATCACGCCACGGCAATCCG
- a CDS encoding GCG_CRPN prefix-to-repeats domain-containing protein yields the protein MTRHLSRVLLTPMMLLFAVCAASAADGCGTGCHATVSGACVVDGWATGARVWNQCPATSRARPPCGGSDYVWDSRKRACFPSTRDWL from the coding sequence ATGACCAGGCACCTTTCACGCGTCCTGTTGACCCCAATGATGCTTCTGTTTGCAGTCTGCGCGGCCAGCGCCGCAGACGGCTGCGGCACCGGTTGCCACGCCACCGTTTCCGGCGCGTGCGTGGTCGATGGCTGGGCAACGGGTGCGCGCGTCTGGAATCAATGTCCGGCCACGTCGCGTGCGCGTCCGCCTTGCGGCGGTTCGGATTACGTCTGGGACTCTCGCAAACGGGCTTGTTTCCCGTCGACGCGCGATTGGCTTTGA